CTTGAATGTCGCAATACAGGCACCACTTCGGtttcattgcaactttaaacATTTGAGTCTTTGATCTATTCCACGTTATTACAGATTGGTTAGTGTTATCTAGCTGTTAAGTACAGATTTGGTGTGATATAAATTGTACAAATGATTAGTGAAAGTATCAGTAAGAATGTGATAAATCAGTCAGTAATGTTGCATTAAATGCCACGGTCTTCCAGcaaataataatgttacgaatttGAGTTGCATTATAGCTGTCTGAATTCCAGATGAATCACACAGACATTATAGTGTATAAATACAATAACATACAGTAACAAAATAACTACTGTCCAGAAAAATTTACAATTAAGCCCTTGATACACCATCTTTAAAATATGCAAAGTCGTCCGTGGAGTTAAAGTTGATTAGACTGTAACACAATTTGTCCCTATCAGATTTATTTACAGAACAGACACCGCAAAGTGGACCTAAAGAACTGGCCTGAACATCGCCGTTTTGACCTTCCCAACATGAACAAGTCAAGCATGTTAGATTTAGTGCTGCGTGACCTCACCCTGTACGTGTCTGATGGCAGTCAGCCAGTCGTGGGGCTCTTTAAGATGAAGGACACAGCGCTGGTGCCTCGTGGGAAACTACTCCAGCTACATAAGGAATCACTGCGTGCGTTCTCAGTGGACTGGATCACCCTGAACGTTTACTGGAGCAGTGAGAAGCTGCCCGGCCTGCAGGTCACCTCACCGGATGGCACACACACCAGTGTGTTGATACAGGACGGTGTCGGAGCCATTGAATCCATCGCTCTGGACCCACCCAGTGGACACCTCTGCTTCTCAAACACAGTCCAGGAAGGCCGAATGACCCAGCTGGAGTGTGCCTATATGAATGGACAGAACAGGACAGTGGTGTGGAGTAATTCAGTCCGGCCAACATCACTGAACTTGATGGACGAAGGCAAAAAACTGTACTGGGCTGACActggtatgtttgtgtgtatattagaCACACACGTATCATTTTTATACACATACGTGTGTGAGTATAGAAAAGAATAACCCCCTCtttaaaatgatcacattttgttgctttgcagccggaaatgaagacagacacaggttgtgttttatccagctgtatttactcagagCAACAATCCATCTTCATTTccggctgcaaagcaacaaaacgtgtttatataattttaacccatTGTAATTTATCTGatgatatttacagtaaaaagagtactggtaatattgtgaaataacagTTTGAGAactattttgttttgattttaaaatgtcatttattcctctgacgcaaagctgaattctctGCATCATAACTTCTGTCTTCAGTAATTCTTCGGAAATCAGTCTTATGCTGATAATATgctggaataaatgacattttaaaacttacccaaataagtgtgtgtgtgtaatataattacacacaatatgcaaaaatagtaatagtaatctGATGGTTTCTCTAGGTCTTGGAGTAATTGGTTCAGTTGGTGTAGATGGTTCTGGATACAAGGAAATGAAGACAGAAGCCGGACTGATGGCGTTTGCTGTGGTTAACCAAGTGCTCGTTTGGATGACTAAAGAAGGTACATTTGTGTGAGGACATTGAGTTTCTCCTGTTGGGGAAAAACCAGGTCATACTAGGTTaagatgtttgttttttcttctgctAATCGGTCCATTGTTGTTCAGACTCCACTAAGTGTTGGTTTAGTGATGATAAACACACAGGGAAGCTGTGGTTTGAAGTGGACTCTGACATCGTTAGTCTGAAAGCATTCGCAAAATCAAGACAAAAAGGTGGGGATATAATCACATAATAACCTATTACGTTTATGTAAATTATGAAGCAGTAATGactcaattttatattttaggcaCTAATCTCTGCTCTAATGGTAATGGAGGCTGCAGTCACCTCTGTCTCGCGTTCCCTGGAGGAATGACGTGCCGTTGTGCTCATAATCACCGTCTGGTCAACGGCAGAGACTGCAGTCCAGACTCCCGCTGCCCTCAAGGAACCAAACCTTGCCTGAGTGAAAACATTTGTCTACCTCTGGAGCAGTTCTGCAACGGCGTCGCCGACTGTCCAGATCATTCTGATGAGAACTGTGAGGAAACATCAAATCCTAACAGTCTGGTTtaaattttacaaatgtttttgggAGGAAAAAGTTTGCTTTACCAATAACATGAATTGTTCTGTTATGGGTAGCTGCCATTGGGGTGCTTTTTTTTCACAGTGAAGAATGTATACTGGTCAATTTTACCCCAAAATCAAATAAGAAAAATGGGAAAATTTGAATGATTCATAAAATTATTCCTAAAATAGGCtttatttttttggacaatttagataattttttgatgtttaaatatttttgctgtaatgcatcataaataaattagagtaaataaaattaatacgaATTTGATAATGTTAATTACTCCAATGAAaactcccatatatatatatatatatatatatatatatatatatatatatatatatatatatatatatatatatatatatatatatataaaaatgtgtgtatatgtatgtatatatatgtatgtatatatgtgtatatatatatatatatataaaaatgtgtgtatatgtatgtatatatatgtatgtatatatgtgtatatatatatatatataaaaatgtgtgtatatgtatgtatatatatgtatgtatatatgtgtatatatatatatatatatatacacacacacatactatgtGTGTATAGaatcaaaaacacagatttttattttataattgtatatctACATAACTACCCTTTTAATTTTGAGTGAAAGACCCAGACATGATTTCATTAAATTCACTCAATATTAATAAGATGCATTCAGGCGTGTTATTCTGTCTTGTCTTGAATTCTCAGGTCTTCAGGATACACATAAAAACATCCGGATCAATCCTAAAGCGTTTCGTCCAGGTTTGAGCGATAATGTCATACCAGAGAACGTGGAGTCTGAGGCATGTGGTCTTTCACGGTGTAATGGCAACGGTAAATGCTCGACCCAGAATGGCGTGCCGGTGTGCGTCTGTGATGCGGGTTACAGTGGAGAGCACTGCCAGGATCTTTCGAGTGGGCTCTCACAGGGGCCGGTTATGCACGGAGTTATTGGACTGTGTGCCGCTGTGGTTGTCCTGGGGGTAATCGTCGGCTTCATTCAGAAGAAAAAAGCCACAGATCGGAGGTATGCTGTAATCTGCTGACGttgaaatcatatttgtttttagGATTAAACAGTGTTTGTGTTTAGGCATGCAGCACGGGCTGTGGATGTGCAGGAGACCGACATGAAGGAACTAGAGAAAAGACGAGAGACGTCTTCAGTAAAAAATGGAAAAGACACCGAATTCTCTGAGGTATGCATTAAGAGAATGGTAATTATGTTAAGGGAATAATTTACCCCAAGATGAAAATTTGCAAAGTTTACTtgccctcaagccatccaagatgtagacatgtttttttttttatcagaaaagaGTTTGCGAAATTAAGCATTACCTCACTAGCTCAccaattgatcctctgcagtgaatgggtgccgtcagaatgagtccaaaacgctgattaaaaacatcacaaaaatccagtccatcaattaatgttttgtgaagtgaaaagttacTTGAAACAAATCCAACaagacatttaatttcaaacCGTTGCTTCAAGCTATAATTGGAGTAAAAAAAGGTCAATAATAAAGTGCacagaatcaggagagaaatatgcacagatcaagcaaattttttgtggattttgatgtgagaggacaacaggggtggactttttcactggaggaagtgttaggatggattatggacttaagactatttaaaactgaaatgccttgatggatttgtttcttacaaacatgcatgaagcttttcacttcacaagatgttaactgatggactgcagaggtgtggatttcttgtggattattatgtttttatcagctgtttagagactcattctgacggcacccattcactgcacaggatccccTGGTGAACACTCCTCTACACCTGCCTGAGAGttgagtcaagtcacctttattaatatagcactttatacaatacactgtcaaagcagctttacatggTCTCCGCTGaaattcagggctgtagaggtcgtctctaggtgctgattcaccatctgatctggatacggactggatctggtggctacggtgacctcagaataagaataaaactgactaatattagcgtagatgccataaGTACATCTGGTGTTATGGGATGTGTTCCCGTTTCTGGTTGAGGGAGTACATTTTCTaccaattttcattttggggtgtacTAAAATTTGTTCCAGAAAAAAGTTTGGTGTCCCATTTGctgggaaaaggctttataaggTTTTGAAATAACTGAGAATTTTTCTGTCTTTAGGAAAACGTGGTAACATCTGTGGACTAGCTTCAACATGTCGGCTGCAGCATCTTGGTTTCTTTGAAATAAAGTCGttgcattttgaaaacaaaaatccATGGTCTATTTTGTGCAATTTCCTTCTATACCATGCGTAAACAAACTGTTTCGTAACTGTCATTTTGTTGTTCTTCAATGTCTACAGGCAAAATATGACTCTTACCAACTTAAATGAGTATATCTTGGTTTACCACATAACTACTGCAGAAATTGATTTTACCAAAGTACCACGTTGTAAACCTGTCAAGATGAAAGATTAAAGTCCAAATTTAAGAAACGTGTTGTAAAAATGATGCTCTTGACCACAAACATTTGAGAAGAAAGTTAATAAGCGGTGCTACATAGAAAACATTGGCCCCACCGTACAATTTGACCTCATTTATACAACAAAGAGgttaaatgcatatttcatgcAATTTAAAGAATACAAAAGGGAGGTACAAGTCTAGAGAGGGTCTGTAACTTCTGAAGGAAACAAttcataatttgtctttttgtatgtttttattttgttttccttatttgcCCATTAAAAACGGCTTTCTAAAATATGAAGAATCTCATTTTTTGCCGGCCTATTAAGCATCACCCTTGCCTTTCTAGTGGGTTCACCTTTATATAAGGTGTTTCACAATAGATCAAATggaatttcttttaaaatgtaaacattatttttctagataaatattaaattggTTTAAAGTTGAATTGAATTCAGTAAAAATGTAACTGAACTAACATTGCAGTCTAGTTTAGGGATCAATTCTTGCTACTCACTAGTTGCTTAGCATGCGTAccaacatattggctgtttattagtattaacAAATCACAAATTAATGTCTTATTTTTCATAACTATCTAAGAGCCCTTAATTCAAACACATACCTAAATTTAACTACCTTCACTATTAATAAGCAATAAATCAGGAGTTTGAGGCATAATTGTAGTTaataatagtgagaactggtctgAAAGCTAAAGCATGACCTTAATAATTAAGatttaatgattcattattaatagttaatagagatatttacattgtatttgattaattatatttttgtcacTGACTTGCAACATTTCAGTAAACTGTAGCCTAATCAATTCAAAtcatagtttttctttttattcatatccaaagagaaagacaaagacgTCTGCTATGGAATTAAAATAAGAGGTAGTGTGCTACTTTTTCAATTCTCAGTTCATATCAcaattctctcttttttcttaaTAACAAAGAAGCATATAAACTCAGTTGTGGGAGATTAACTCCACTGCTAAACTTGCAATTCTTAAAAattagaattgtaagatataaactcaattgcaagaaaaaaaaatcagaattgagtTTGCATGTTGCAAGTCTTCCTCcccctcagaattgtgagatgaaaagttATTGTTGGTGTGAACAGGACATCATCAGTACATTTGGTTCACTGAATTAAGCAAGCTGCAAAGCATTTGTTTCTTAAATAATCATTTACTTATAAATTGTTGGAAAATGAACAAAACATGATGAAATGTTAAACCATAACAAATTACcctcatgtatttttattttatgcaatgaaACCATAAGTTCAACAAATGGCACCATAAAGTCCACATAATTTGTCCACCGTactataaattgtttttttttaaacattgtttaaagggatagttcaccaaccCCATTATTAACCCTACATTATTTCCAAATGTAGCTTTGTGTTGGTTTAAATCTAAAGATTTGACCAGTTCCCTGCTGTTTCTGTCCTCTGACTGAAATCTCTGCTGTAGGCTGTCTCTGTCATACCGTGGCTGGTCTGATCATGTTTTCACCACTGACATGATTAATGTGTTTTGTTATAAAAGCATTTGTGGGTTTAAGTAAATTAATCTTTCCCATAAGAGTTCACAATGAccagattaaaaacaaacaataggaTGAGCCCCCGAGTGTGTTTTCAATCGAGCCCAGCCAACCACCTCGTGGTTACATTTCCTGAAACAAACATGTTTACTGGAATTAACAAGACTGATCTCTCCAGTCTAGGTCTGACTTCCGTCTAAAACTGCAAACCAAATGTGAAATTACAGAGATTCACGATTTGACACCAAACGCAAGATATAATTAAGTCGTATATAAATATGCAGTTCTGTTCCACTCTCAGCACAAGACTGACAAACTTGGAATATTCTTGCATTTTTCACAGGAGTTTGAACAAACAAGGTAATATTTTACCAATTTATACTTTCATATCCAGAgcacatattattttttttaatgtgtaatgtTATCTAGTAATCTTGTTGCCCATTATtgattgttttcattattaaGATGAATAATTTTCATTCTCTAACAGGGAGAGACGTTTAATAAAAGATGGATGGTTTGGGACTAGCACTGTTTGGAATATTTTTAGTGTCATTCACGATTTCTACACCGGTAAGAagattatatgtttttatatttacattcagaCTATGTTTATCTATGCATTCTCATATTAAGCATGGTTACTTAAGTGAACTAGGTAATTTAGGTtagaaataatacattatatatatatatatatatatatatatatatatatatatatcggctaCACTATGGATCATACGTGCtttaaaaattcattttgatttgcatttgaaatattttcaggaactttgacaaaaatcataattatcgattattcccttgaaattgtaattgcgattattaattacgattatcacacaTTCCACTGAATGAGGTTTATGCCATTGTATGATTCAACTGCATgatgtattttttatgaaaataagttGAAAACACTCAAACTGAAAAacatttagtgcttttctatagtactAAAAATGTGACccaggagcacaaaaccagtcttaagttgctggggtatattcgtagcaatagccaaaaaaacatagtatgggtcaaaattatctttttttttttttttttgataattgacTATTGACTGGATATTgactaaagatcatgttccatgaagacgtTTTGtaaatttgaaatatgaaaaacCCATCTTAAGCACACAgaacataagtggactttaaaCGATTAATTGCCGCTTTGAACAATTACGTAATTGTGACTTccataattgtaattgcgattgattgtgcagccctaatttgaAACCTATTTATTATCTATCTATAATCCTCTGACAGGTTAATCATAATGACAAGTCAGCAGAATCCAGTTTTGAATCCTCTGAATCAAATGAGTTGAGCTCTTCAGAGGAGGTCACAGTACTGAGGACGACATTAAAACCCATTGAGCTGAGCACCATGGGACCAGACGGTCCGGGGAACAATCTGCACCAAGTCATCGAAACTACCCCACATCCACCCCTTGAGCAGACCACATCGCACCCTTCCCTCACAGAACAAGAGGTTGTGGAGCCCGTCATGAATATAAGCATTGTTCCTCTTGAACCATTTGTGCCAGTTACTGGAGGAACAGTTACTGGACGACCAGTTACTGAAACCCCGGGTATAAACGTCTCAGAACTGCAATTGTACACGGTCGCGCTCACCAGTCCTGAGGAAAAACCTGTCAGAGGAGACAACATTTAATCAGCCAGTGTGCTGAGTATTTACTAGACTTGTCTATTCCCCAAAACATGGTGCTATAGGTGGAAGGGTTACCTTGATAAGAGGATGATCAACCTTGTATCATCTTCACTGTTCTTCAGTAGCATTTTACAGTTGAGCCGAATTATCTTCAGAATTACACAATATCGTTTTCAGCTAATATGGTGTCTATtcatttacaatttttaattattagctGAAACAGTATTTCTTAAGAAGTGTGAAAGTTATATAAAGCAAACCACAAATAGGCATGATGCATGTTAGACTAAGTTTTTCCAGGAACTATGCATattcaaaaagtaataaaaacgtGCAAAAAAAAGTATCGTCAACTCATttcatattaatacataaaaaacacaGAATGCCTTTTATATGGGAATTGTCATCTCATACAGACCCATGTTAAAGGAATGCACTGGGTTCAGTACAAACTGTTGTTTTGGTATCattaatatacaattatagtttttaatattttgaatttatttgtcaagtttttgttttgtgttctgaCGTATACAACTCTTAATTATACTATTAGTTCTAATAAAAAGAGAGATGTGTAGTTGAAATaaacttcctgtttttttttcttttctttccagttcatctttaattttatttcaagttatgatttttttttttttttttttacatcctcaTTGGGGTTGTACATAGAAACAGTGAAAAGTAGTGCAGTGAAAAGCAAAAACGCTGCATTCTAAAAAATGTGTTCTGTGAATGTCCCCTTAAACACTTACCTGGAAAACATTCACACAGCATGCATTTTGCTGTGAAAATTTGAAAACAGTTTCTCAAGCAGCTCACAACATCTTGTTAATATAGTGACAATATAGCTGCTTGCAGCAATTTCAAAAAGTTGGCCTGATGGTTTGTCTGATCCTTGTATCCACAGATTCAACATTGTACAAACAATCCATAGACACCAAGATCACGATATTCTGACAACATGTTCAAAAGTTATAATCAAAAATATCAATTTCACATATCTTATGGCCTGTAGGTGgtgctgttcccaaatttggtaTGGGCCCTCAGACCATGGTTCTGAAAAAGCATACcaattttcatttcaaatcatcaaAAAGTGTCCGAGATACAGCCTCTGAACCAATTACGGGTCATCTCTCCTGTGACTAAAAGCTTGTATTTCACAACCCTTTCAATGAAGGCGAGCTCACCATTCACTGCTGCCAGCTAAAGTCAAGACTAAACATATGTGGAGGCCACAAATAACCCACACCCACAGCTGTGGGACAGTAGTAACGGCAGATCTTAGGTGTTTCATATCAGGGGGGTGCAAATGCTCAGGGGTTTTGGATTGATTTGTGTTGGCAATTAAGTGTTGCAACCATTGTATTT
The sequence above is drawn from the Carassius auratus strain Wakin chromosome 5, ASM336829v1, whole genome shotgun sequence genome and encodes:
- the LOC113072764 gene encoding uncharacterized protein LOC113072764; translation: MDGLGLALFGIFLVSFTISTPVNHNDKSAESSFESSESNELSSSEEVTVLRTTLKPIELSTMGPDGPGNNLHQVIETTPHPPLEQTTSHPSLTEQEVVEPVMNISIVPLEPFVPVTGGTVTGRPVTETPGINVSELQLYTVALTSPEEKPVRGDNI